The window CTCTGAGATGAGGATGTGAACATATTGAGAGGGAACATAACGTTTTGCTCGACCGTCATATAATCAAACAAGGCTCCTCCCTGGAAAAGCATTCCCATTTCCTGTCGCAGTTTTTTCTTTTCCCTGTCTCTCATGGCAGAAAAAATCCGGCCGTCATAATCTACTTCACCTTTGTCGGCATTGTATAAGCCGACAAGGCATTTCATGAAAACCGTTTTGCCGGAACCGCTCTGACCGATAATAAGATTGGTTTTACCAGCCTCAAAACGGAAAGAGACATCTTTCAGCACTTCATGCCCGCCGAATGATTTGTATATGTTCCGGGCTTCTATCATGTAAGCAACAATTGAGTTAGGATGAGGTTAAAGATAATGATCAGGATGCTGCTCTGTACAACGGCTTTGGTGCTTGCGCTGCCAACTTCCAGTGCCCCTCCCCTGATGATATACCCGTGAAAGGCCGATACGGAAGAGATAAGGTAAGCAAAAACCACTGTTTTGGTAAGGGCATAGGTGATGGTATACGGATTAAACCAGGAACGGATACCGGTGACATAATCGGAGGAACTCACAAGGTTGGTTGTTACACAGGCAAGCCATCCTCCGAATATTCCCAGAAACATGCTGAAGATGATAAGGAATGGATTAATAAGTATTGATGCCGCTATTTTCGGGAGTATAAGGAAATTGGCCGGGTTCACTCCCATGATCTCCAGCGCATCGATCTGCTCGGTGACACGCATGGTGCCAATCTCTGAAGCAATACGGCTTCCGACCTTGCCGGCAAGGATCAGGGAAATGATGGTAGGGGAGAATTCCAATATAACCCCCTGGCGGGTAGTAAACCCTACCATGGTCATAGGAACCAGAGGAAGGTCAATGTTGAAAGCAGTTTGTATTGCCAATACAGCTCCCATAAAAACGGAGATAATGGCCACTATCCCCAAAGATTCCACACCGAGGCTCACGAACTCTATGAATAACTGCTTACGGAAAGCACGCCATTTTTGGGGCCGGTGAAAAACCTCCCGCATCAGTAAAAAATATTTTCCGAAAAGCTGGAACATGGCTTCGTGGTTTTCAGGGCTAAGTTAGGCATAAAATTACAAAAGTAGCCTGGATTTATCAATGGGGTTTGTCAGCAGAAAATGAAACCTATGACTTTCCGCATGTTCGGAAGTTTAGGATAAATAAGTATATTTGTTAATGGAAAAATATAGGTAGGAATAATAATTACACAGGAATTCGTTATTCCTTTATATCTTAATTACGCTGTAGTATGATAAGGGGAAAGATACGTCCGGTGATGGTTTACTTGTTCCTGGTTGTGATCCTGGCTGGCCTTGCGGCTTGTTCTTCGACAAGAAGCGGTTACCGGAAAAAACCCAGCCGCCGTAACTGCGATTGTCCGAGATGGAGTATGAACCTGCAAATCACACCGGAGACATTTATTTATCATGGATAAATACAAA is drawn from Bacteroidota bacterium and contains these coding sequences:
- a CDS encoding ABC transporter permease, which encodes MFQLFGKYFLLMREVFHRPQKWRAFRKQLFIEFVSLGVESLGIVAIISVFMGAVLAIQTAFNIDLPLVPMTMVGFTTRQGVILEFSPTIISLILAGKVGSRIASEIGTMRVTEQIDALEIMGVNPANFLILPKIAASILINPFLIIFSMFLGIFGGWLACVTTNLVSSSDYVTGIRSWFNPYTITYALTKTVVFAYLISSVSAFHGYIIRGGALEVGSASTKAVVQSSILIIIFNLILTQLLLT